In Megalops cyprinoides isolate fMegCyp1 chromosome 12, fMegCyp1.pri, whole genome shotgun sequence, the sequence GACTGCACTTGTTGAAAAACGCATTGTGAGTGGACGTGCCGTAGGGCGTGACAGGTCGTCGGGTCTGGGGAgtgctggtgctgtgtgagagagcagcgGCTGGGTGCGTGTGCAGTGGGTGACGTCTCTCTGCGTTTTTCCCCGCGGCGTCGCAGCGGTCGGGATGAGGAGCACGCGGGGAGCGCGGAGGCGCCCGAGACTCTGACCTTCAGGGAGCGGCAGCGTCTCTTCTCCCAGGAGCAGGACCCTTCCAGCGACGTTGGGCCGTCCTGAAAGCCGAGGAGTCTGGGGACGGACGCGTAACACTCGCATGGGAGGAAACTGACCCTTAACGGGACACGACAGAAAACCCCTCCAGTTGGGCCCGGGACAGAACGAGGACCCTAGCCATGTGTTCCCAAACGACCCTcccttatttttcatgctttagGGAATATCCGGAGGTTCACGTATGATGTACTGTAGATCAGAGGTTCCTGACCCTGGTCCTGACAACCCACAGTGGATGCCTTTCCCCCCTTCTTAACCTCTTAATAACTGAGGTTAATTGTTACCTGCGACAAGTCATCTGTGAAATTAATGTTGGTGAGATCATTCccttaaaaatataaaagttagCAAAGGTAGtacttgaatttatttttattgattggttccctaaaaaataaatagtacTAGCTGGTACTCACCCTAACAATGTAAGAGGTTAGAACAGATGGCATACACAGGCTAAGAGGCTGTGTTCATTGCAGTAGGAGTGGAACTATAACTTACCTAGCCTTTGAGAGGTGTGTGAGGAGGGTATGTCTCAGTTTGCCAGATGGTTTGTGGGTTTTGGGATTTTgcagtgattttgaaaatgctctGAAGTAGTAATGCGGAATATTTTGTGATCGTGTTACACACTGTCCCCACATTATGTATTCCCAAGATTGTCATCCTTCTTCCAGACACCATTTTGTTAGTGATCCTCTTACCCTTGCTGACGTGAGCGAGGCTGAGTGGGGCTGTTCCGTTACACCCTTCTCTCTGCAGGATTCTCATGGACGCCACAGCCATGGGGATGTAACAGTGGAGACATTAAATCACCACCACCAGTTAAAACGGGAGGGATAATGTGCAGCGTTCAGTCTGCCGCTGGGTGCCTCCTCGCGCTGACCACCGCAGGAGGGTTCTCTGATGTTTCAGGCGCTCAGCCCACTCACCATGTCCAGAAGCTCTTGTTGGAGGATACTTGTCTCACTGAAGTTTACCTGTAAGTTCGTTCAGGTTTGAGGTGTGGAAACAGGTTTGCACATGTATGTTCCTGTTCTTTTGGCAAAGATTTtgccagtgatttttttataagGTGATCCTAGTTGGGGTGGGTGAGGTGATGGTGGGTTggaaaaactatgaaaaatatgaatacatacatgaatacatacacatacatgttttatacatatatataaatatatatatatatatctacataacattaatatatatatatatatatatatatatatatatatatatatatatatatatatatatatatatatataatcaataATACATTAGACTACTAGTACTAGCATGTattctatatataatatataaaaatgcagagaggcagagagagggagagattgagAGATTGCCCCACCCTGAATTTTATCTGTGTTGGATAGATACTGTGTATCCCGTTTGTAGAGGTGTGTGAAACCAGACCAGTTGGTACAAAACCTGACAGTAAGGGCGGTTGTCAATGTCAGGAGTAGGAATGGAAAAATATGCTTTCAAATATTGAAAAAGGTGCACACAATCTTTCAGGAGTGTACAGAAAGAATTTGAACTTTGTTCCTATTTTTCCTCCATAAAAGATGTTAatctttttaattgttttttttttttcttgtcaaaataattattttcatatgcGGCTTTGCGAAGGACATTTCTAGTGTCAGGTAAGTACAGAGCAGAGACAAGCATAGAGAGATGAATTTCTATGATATACTTTTGAAGATATAATGAACTGCACTTTGGTCTGAATTGTTCCTAAACATGGTAATGACAAACTCCCTTTCAAGCCATCAAATCATTGAGTAACATAATTCTCCCAAAGAGGTTGTGCATCACTGTAGCTTTTCAGTCTTTCTCCCCAACGCCTCCATTTAAAGACTGAATCCAATATTCTGTGTGTACTTCCTtgaaaaacaattaacagtCTTTATAATGAACATCTGAATTATGTATAGGGTGTTAACAGCGTTGAATATGTTTACTCACATGTATACACAATTGTAATTTACTGGTAGGATACAAACAGAAACTTTAATTACATAGCTGTTTCTCCTTAGGCTTTTGTTAATCACAAATACAGATTCTTATAATGaaaattgtgtaaaatattctgaattGCCACTTTTATCATTTTGGATGTTGCAGTTAGCCGATTACGCAGATTTGCGTATTAGCAAAGTAGTATGTTAGACAATATGAAATACTCCATCGAGGTAAAAACAGACTCTTCGAGTGTTGTGACTTTAGCTGAGGGGTAGCAACGCACCCTTCTTCTCTTGTGTGGTGCAATAAGATTGGTTTGATTAAACATGCTAAGCACTAAGGTTTTAAACCACAGCTGTTATTACAAACATAACTGTACTGTCTCAGATCAGAAGTATGTGACTGCACACTTTTACAGCGTGCGCCCCAGTGTAAGGAACATTCCGGTTAACCACCGACTGGTGGAGCCGGAAGCTTACGTTGTTAAGGAAGACTTCGAGTTCTGGTTGCTGGCAGATATAAACCTGACAGAACAAAACTGAGGCCATCCTGAGTGCACCTTTTCCGCTACCAACAACATAAAGAATAAACCTTGTTCTTTTCCCATGTCGTCCTTTCTAAGTGACATCAGTACTGTATGGACCTCTTAATGCGCGCCGATGTGTAGCGTGGAGTGCCAAAACATTTGCTgccttaggaaaaaaaaaagtacccctgttggttttttttttttttaacaatatataGAAATTGTATGGTCTGTATGTTTGCAAATCTATGTGTGATatgtaactttatttttattaatgttatttaagTTTTTTGTACAAACTGGAAAACCTGGAGTTTTGTGTGGATGAGGTGGTTCAGACCTGTGTAATGAATGGCTTTGCTGAGAGTCCTGCTGTGCTGGAGCTGACCACTAGGGGCGCCACTGATCTCTAACCCTGGACTGAGTGTAGCATCTTAACCCAGACACATCTAGTCATCGCCTCTGTAGGCTCAAGCACTGCCAGCCCTTTTCTGCTTATGCATACAGTCTTTTCCCATAACATTAGCAGACTTCCTAAACTACCTAGCCAACGCTGAACGATTATTAACTTTAACACTACAGTTGATGTAACTATTACAAAAACAGTATAGAACCAGCCATAAGATTGTGATATGCCGAAATGTTGTCACTGTTGAGCcggaacacacatgcacagtgacCCACTACAGCAAGATGCATACATGCTACAATTGACCCAACTACTATATTTACAAACAACATTCGCAGCAACTGTCTGttgtacaagcacacacacacacacactttattacCAATTGAGTGTGAGATTAATTATTGTACTGAGTGAATGAAGTTGTTGCAAATCATGAGAGTAGCTTCCTGGTGTCAGTACTTGCGCAGGAATCCACTGAACACCAGCTTCAGTAGTTTTAGAGCAGTTGCAATACGTGCAAAGTTAATGCTAACTAACAAACCAAACGCAAGTTCCTGCACTAGATACTGATTCTGAAAGGCACTAATCCTTATCCAGTTATCCTTCAATTTGTAACCAAACTgcatatagaaaaaaatattaatggcaAAAGGCATAGTGAGAATATAGgctggtgtgtgtatgagttgTGAGGTTTATGTGCCTCCAGCACCTGTCATAAGCTTTAGTGTGCCGTAGATCAGTGgtaagcacacagcacagctctgtaCAGTAGAGGCTGTGAACAGTGACCTCATCCAGCCATCCAAGCCCATGCTATGGTCTTGCCAAATGCCACTCCCTTACGCTGCGAAAtgtagcctgtttttttttctgatgaagaTATTATATGTGCAACTAAGAAATGAGAGCAATGACATTAGCGGGAGAGATGGAAGAGTGCCTGGATTCACAGGAACGTGAGAGTCCACTGAGGCAGAACCTCTCCAGAgcttttgatttgatttgatttgatttttttatgtgtgaTTACAGCTGGAGAGCACAAAGAACCCGCTGCAGCTTATTTCTACTGTCTTTCACTCGcaacctatttttatttaataaactgCCTTTGTAACGAGGGATTCCATCTGCTTCTTTTCCTCCTGCAAAACTGACTTCTCAAATCAACATCTGACACATGTTCTAAAACATCAACTGAAGTATAATAATAAGATGATATTAAGTTAAAATCATTACCTTACTGTGTAGATACAGTACAGGTAGTGGCTTGACATctatacatgaataaataaatagtattttattaacagtgctgttttaacattcacccccacccaccccaagAACAGTTCTTGCCAGTTCGTGAGTTATTTGATGTGATGGTGAAACTGCACCACGGCTTTCTCCTGCTCGTGTGTCTCGATGGAGCCGCGGCGTATCCTGCGGATTTCGTTGATGGCGTCGACCCCGGTGatcttcctctccttcaccaGGTAGCAGGCCAGCATGGTGCCCGTCCTCCCGAAGCCCAGCAGGCAGTGAACGGCCACCCCCTGCGGGAGGCAGCGCCTCTTCATAAGCATCACCGCATTCAAAGACGAGCATTTACCGTATTTCAGGAGACCGAAGAACCCGGCTGCTCAACAGCTCTGCACTGTCGACCCAGGTACAGTAGCTGTAGCTGTGCTGGAAACTGGATGGTCTAAGCAGCATTCTCACTGCAGCATGACACAACATGGGAGGCAGTGCAgtttagtggtaaggagcagaactcataaccgaaaggttgctggtttgattccccactggggcactgctgttctacacATGCacaaggtacttaccccacaattgTCCAGATACATgtatggatgaaattgtaacctactaCGTACATTGATCtggataaataataatgtaatgtgacagtTCACACTTCACTTTATGCTGACAATTTCTGACAAGCAACATGGCATCTCTCTTGTGCTGACCAACTTATGAAACTAATGGAACTTATGAACAGTAGTGATAGGGTTCATGAACACCACTGTGTGCTATCAGTGACTGACTTGAACCACTGAATGTTTTAGGATGGAGCACAACATCAGTTTATTAGTTAATGAGAGTCTGGCAGCATAcggcagctccacccattatggggttTGTGAAACCTTGCTCTAATTTCACTAGAGATGGAATCATGAATGAACACTAActtaacagaaaaaacagcagacaggctAATACTGTCAGCACATGCCATAGTATTGCTTGGagtaaaaatagatttttctgtctgttggtGCACTCAGTTAAGAGTGTGTGTAAATCCTGCTGTCTCTTGTAACAACAGACTTCTAAACTGAGACCCTGCCTTAGCAAATCTGGTATTGATTCTGTGATGAGGGTTATAATTAAGTCTGTATGTgtcttttaataaaattgcctttttaaaaaacaatatcaaGGGGTGTCAGTTTTACTGTCAAATTTTTCCATAGAAATGTAATGCTAGTTTATGTATAGGATACATTATTAAATCGACAAGGCATGCAAACAATATTAACGACAGATTTTGTGTGATAATCATGTCATGATTATGAATTAGAATGACAGAATTAGAACCGCATGTCTGCATGTGGATGTGCAGGCTTACCTCTCCTTTGGCGTTGGCCTCCTCCACGATGGACAGGAACCTCTTGATCTGATTCGTGCTGGGCGCACAGAAGTCGTCTATTTTAATGTGATGCAGCTTCAGGTCTGGGCAGGTGTCGTGGTAAGGAGGCTTCCGCTCGCACAGACAGACCAGGTGCCGGATGCCGTTGTCCAGGAGGAACTGATAGTGTGCGGTCATGCGGGGCATACCCAACCCGGCCAGCATCTTCGGTACCACCCAGGAAAAGTTCGGTGGCTGTGCGCTTGCCATTTTTAAGTCAGTCGTCAAAGCTGCcagaaaggacagaaaataaCCGTAGCACTCCATCAATGATCTGCTTTAGAACAAGTGAATTACCGTACCCAGCTTTGGCATTCAGAAGCGATTCAGGGTTTCAATGAGTTCCATCGTTTTATTTATGAACGCATTCACCATGCTTCTTGGCAGGTTGCCTGActaatttggggggggggggggggggaaacccCCCACAAAAGAACAGTCTTTTTAGAACAAAACAGCCTCTAAGAAAACACAAACCATTATTCTACTCCACGAGGAATTCATCTTTGGACATACACGCGTTTTATCAAGTTAACGTAATTTTGTGTGAGACCGGTGATAATTCAGCCAGTGCATGAAGATCttgtataaaatgttttcaccaTTTTGAATAACCACAAACATGGTCTGATATGTCATCCTTTGCAGCAGGCAGAGATTTTACCCTCTGACCTTTAACGGTAGACAGCTGGTGCGGAACCAGCCTTACATTAGCTTGTTATTACGGGGAACATTTGCAGTTCAACCGGTAATGAAATAGTCCAGCAAGCAATACAGaggtatcatttttttttttaggtctaTGGGTCAATAACAGCCAGCCAATCGGCTAATTAACGTCTTGATTTTGATAGGTCAATAGTTTTACATCAGTATTGGGCAGTGGTTCTATAGTGTTAGCTGCCATACAGTTAGCTACATAAGTGCTACACTAGTTAGGTCAAAGACGTTAATAAATGACATGTCCGTAGCTAATTAGCTAGGTTCTTCACTTGGTGTGCAGCGGGTCAAATATTTTTCGTGCTGATGGTGGCACCTCTATCTTGCTGCAAACCGTTAGCTAACGCTAGTCTAGCAAGATACAACCAGCATGGCCGCCCCAGCTCGCTAGCCTCTAGCTAAGCTAACACGTCTCACCCAAACAGGTAGCAGTAGAGCAGAGTAGCTGTGTTATAGCCACTAGCCAGAACCTACCAGAAATTAATTTGATATGTAGCTTGATAGCGACTATATACAGACCTTTCAACTTGGCGGTCCTGTTGGCTGTCCTTTGCCTCGGTATGCGTAGCTATTCAGCTGCCCCGTCATGGTCGTGACTGACAGTAGCATAAGCCACTTAGAACACTGTGAATGAGCAGGCAGCTAATTATGCTAACATATCGTGCCCAAAGCCCGACAGATTGTGGAAAAGTAATAAActttatggtttttattataGAAAAGTAACTATTATCGGACAGATAAGTCATGAAGTAAATCTAGTTTTATGTAGTATCAGGTATATAAACTAGTTTGACGATACATATTCGTATGTCAGGATGGCCGAGCGGTCTAAGGCGCTGCGTTCAGGTCGCAGTCTCCCCTGgaggcgtgggttcgaatcccacttctgacaataacatttttgtgtttaattaactTAGgttttttgttctaattttaattCTTGAAGTATTTACTAAGAAGCGTGTTAACGTCTGCTGAAAAATATAATTGTAACCGTACCTGCTGTTGAATTGGTGTTAGGTTACATTCAAAACTAGTGTGCTTGTTAATGTATTAGTGCGGTTTTTCAAATGACTGTTGCTGCTTCTGCAGAAGTACAGTATGTTGATTGTCAAAAGGTGCATTTAGGAAGGCTTTAGGCATCGTCACACAACACAGTGTCCGTTATATTAGATTAATTCATATACTATAAATATCTGTGACAAACAGTTAATAGAAAAATAGGTATTACTCAACTTTTTATTTGATATACAGATATCCCAGGTTACGGATAATTTGTGTTTGGAGCACAGTGATGAGAGAGTTCATTTCTCCCTGCATTCATTCACAACAGAGCAAAAGGtatggaaaactgaaaaaagggaCAGTTGTGATTTAAACCTGGTCTTATTACACATGTGGAGCATTTTGTCATGCTTGTGAGTCCGTTTTGGTGCCTCCTGGCCCATTGGGTTTTTACTGTCCAGTTCGTCCCTCTGAACTTCTACTAGAGGGTGTTCTTCTCCCATCCAGAGCTGTGATGCAGGTGCACTCTGCGTGCCTCTGGTCAGGAGGTCCTGGATGTGGAGTCACACTGATCCTCCTCCGAATCCGAACCCTGGTTACTGAACATCAGGTAATTGAGTCCATCCTCGCTGCGCACCTGAGTCAGGCCGGCCCCTGGACTCTCATCCTCATCCACAACACAGTGCTCCTCatctgaggaaacagcagacatgtacacacagccGAGACAGATTCTGCCCTGACATATACTGCACTTGGATAGGCTGATATAGCAGACACAGTAAATGGAAGGACCCATCCAGACAGTAAGCAGATCAGTGCTGCTGCACACTCACCATCTTCTACGTAGGCCAGATTTATGTGTCCTGTTAGGGTGTCCTGGCTGTGGCAGAGGTGAGCTGCAGACTCCTGCAGCTGCCCCAGACGCTCTTGAAGGCTGCGAAAACTCGGCCGTTCACCGGGCTCCGTGTGCCAGCATTTCAGCATCAGCTCATACCTGCGGGACGAGGCCGCATTCACATCAGCGGCAACAGCTTTATTTTCAGGACAAGGGGCACCTTCTTCACACTGCATTGCACCACTAGGTGGCAGAGTAGAGTCTTGCCATTGTGAAAGGATGGCTGAGGGGTACTCACAGACTCTGGGGGCAGTCAGCGGGAGCTGGGAGCCGCCCCCCTGTGCTGACATGGTGAAGCACCTCCAGGTTAGAGTAGGCTGGGTAAGGCTGCTTTCCTAATGTGGCAGTCTCCCACAGCAGGACCCCAAAGGCCCTGACAAAAGAGGGTGAGGTCATCTATGAACATGATCATTAGAGGACATGGCAACATTAGGGACTCAAAagatgcatttatttagagaTACCACTGTGGTTGTAACTGGTgactggagagaaaaaaagagtcaactgagcagacacacacacacacacacacacacacacaactggaTTTCAATGGGAGGGCAGCAGTATTTGATGTTTTCCAGAAGCAGCT encodes:
- the LOC118787134 gene encoding dual specificity protein phosphatase 23-like translates to MASAQPPNFSWVVPKMLAGLGMPRMTAHYQFLLDNGIRHLVCLCERKPPYHDTCPDLKLHHIKIDDFCAPSTNQIKRFLSIVEEANAKGEGVAVHCLLGFGRTGTMLACYLVKERKITGVDAINEIRRIRRGSIETHEQEKAVVQFHHHIK